The genomic region CAGACATATCTAGAGAGCTAGGAGAGAAGCGACGGAAACGGAAGCGGAGAATTTCACCGGGCGCTCTGTTATTGATAAATTGAACACAGGGACGTTGCGGCGTCGATCGGTTCTTAAGATAGTCATTTCGGGACTCTAAAGCATCACTCGAGGATCAGCCGGGATGGCCGATGTCCGGCCTCGCGATATCCAGCGCCGATCTTCCCTTCTCTCGATCCCGGAAAGTGTCCCGGAGCCTCGGTGACCCCGCCTATTTTTCGTTTTTTATTCGGTTTCGTTGGTGGGAGGATCGTTGGTTTCGATCGCGGATTTAATAGTGCTTGTCGTAGTCGTCGTAGCTGTTGAAGTACGCCGGCGAGACGTACTTCGCGACGGGGATCGGCTTCGGATGGATCGCCGGCCCCACCTTCTTCACCACCGCGTTGAACCCGTTGTGATCGTCGGCCGTGTACTCCACGATCCTGACGCTGCCGTCGGGCTCGTTGACGCTGTAAGATCCGTGGACGACGTCGCCGTCGCGGACTTCGTGCTGGGTTTTCACGTCGCCGGTGTGAGGGTCGTGGACGCCGTAGTTGAACGTGTACTTCGGGTGTGCCTAGAAAATGGGGAaattttttatagaaatttgcTCGTTTGCCCATGATCGA from Megalopta genalis isolate 19385.01 chromosome 3, iyMegGena1_principal, whole genome shotgun sequence harbors:
- the CPR6 gene encoding cuticular protein 6, giving the protein MLKVLCFVCATFAYSNGVVLSGYNGGHGISYADYEALEGYAAGSADYEGHAVLPTVAVPVHAVSAAPVHVTASLDHAAHAYEHHADHEHDYYAHPKYTFNYGVHDPHTGDVKTQHEVRDGDVVHGSYSVNEPDGSVRIVEYTADDHNGFNAVVKKVGPAIHPKPIPVAKYVSPAYFNSYDDYDKHY